A window of the Oryza brachyantha chromosome 5, ObraRS2, whole genome shotgun sequence genome harbors these coding sequences:
- the LOC107304239 gene encoding uncharacterized protein LOC107304239: protein MDNEIVRKLEKLRSICLVLGEDFQELVEKQIGLLPEDDDYSKKLDLAVEKMSFWKTFKISQSRDLADRIIEYWDLLCIPLHERKGFTYLLCWMNGVSDDLVNDPNQLSSAAIGQMTAELGRVEDICWVRISEKMRVLEKYKKLAGLDVPSSASQPLGQDDGDELDAISRLRSIKRQIKDAKGKVSSRVGITTRAVIVLNAVEEVKWFWGCSNRAQVIMDANSPMNERAIKAQNLSQKILGMLEELEVQVLDWSNTAQRPFMYGKENLITIIKIKTTEVRASTPGRQSRDPQGAVNPQLHQSTCNHAPVNLEQDTHVRVNPQRQQVEAQAEGNPTEGLIIQVPMDMHVPRRARTPRVPAEPQPAGPLHAPMEPSQPAGPPHVHPPNFTYEEDNDDPNDPDYAP, encoded by the exons ATGGACAATGAAATCGTGAGAAAGCTTGAGAAGCTCCGTTCAATATGCCTGGTACTTGGGGAAGACTTTCAAGAACTAGTTGAGAAACAAATCGGTTTGCTCCCAGAGGATGATGACTACTCAAAGAAACTTGACTTGGCGGTAGAGAAAATGTCCTTTTGGAAGACTTTCAAGATATCACAG TCTAGAGATTTAGCTGACCGCATTATTGAGTATTGGGACTTGCTCTGCATTCCTCTTCATGAGCGAAAAGGGTTTACATATCTTCTATGTTGGATGAATGGTGTGTCAGATGATTTAGTGAATGATCCAAATCAACTTTCTTCCGCTGCCATTGGACAA ATGACCGCAGAACTTGGGAGGGTAGAGGATATTTGCTGGGTTAGGATATCGGAGAAGATGCGAGTGCtggaaaaatacaaaaaacttGCCGGTTTGGATGTTCCCAGTTCAGCAAGTCAGCCATTGGGACAAG ATGATGGCGATGAACTGGATGCCATAAGTCGTCTTAGGAGCATTAAAAGACAAATCAAGGATGCAAAGGGAAAGGTTTCAAGTAGAGTGGGCATTACTACCAGGGCGGTTATTGTGTTAAATGCGGTTGAGGAGGTGAAATGGTTCTGGGGTTGCAGCAACAGGGCCCAAGTTATAATGGATGCAAACAGTCCGATGAATGAAAGGGCCATAAAAGCTCAAAACTTAAGTCAGAAAATTCTAG GAATGCTAGAGGAGCTGGAGGTCCAGGTTTTGGACTGGTCAAATACAGCACAGCGACCTTTTATGTACGGGAAG GAGAACCTCATCACCATTATCAAGATTAAGACTACTGAGGTCAGGGCCAGTACGCCTGGGCGTCAAAGTCGAGATCCTCAGGGGGCGGTGAATCCGCAACTGCACCAGAGCACGTGTAATCACGCTCCTGTAAATCTGGAACAAGATACTCATGTTCGGGTAAATCCACAACGGCAACAGGTTGAGGCACAAGCTGAGGGTAATCCAACTGAAGGCCTGATCATTCAAGTCCCAATGGATATGCATGTTCCCAGGAGAGCCCGCACACCTCGAGTGCCTGCTGAGCCTCAACCAGCCGGACCTCTCCATGCTCCTATGGAACCTTCTCAACCAGCTGGACCTCCGCATGTGCATCCGCCCAACTTCACATATGAAGAAGATAATGATGATCCGAACGACCCAGATTATGCCCCGTAG